The Micropterus dolomieu isolate WLL.071019.BEF.003 ecotype Adirondacks linkage group LG11, ASM2129224v1, whole genome shotgun sequence genomic interval ACCAAGTCTTGAATTGTTCCACGACATTAGAACCTTTTCAATCAAGTTCACCAAGTCTTGAATTGTTCCACGACATTAGAACCTTTTCAATCAAGTTCACCAAGTCTTGAATTGTTCCACGACATTAGAACCTTTTCAATCAAGTTCACCAAGTCTTGAATTGTTCCACGACATTAGAACCTTTTCAATCAAGTTCACCAAGTCTTGAATTGTTCCACGACATTAGAACCTTTTCAATCAAGTTCACCAAGTCTTGAATTGTTCCACGACATTAGAACCTTTTCAATCAAGTTCACCAAGTCTTGAATTGTTCCACGACATTAGAACCTTTTCAATCAAGTTCACCAAGTCTTGAATTGTTCCACGACATTAGAACCTTTTCAATCAAGTTCACCAAGTCTTGAATTGTTCCACGACATTAGAACCTTTTCAATCAAGTTCACCAAGTCTTGAATTGTTCCACGACATTAGAACCTTTNNNNNNNNNNNNNNNNNNNNNNNNNNNNNNNNNNNNNNNNNNNNNNNNNNNNNNNNNNNNNNNNNNNNNNNNNNNNNNNNNNNNNNNNNNNNNNNNNNNNCTTTTCAATCAAGTTCACCAACTCTTGAATTGTTCCACGACATTAGAACCTTTTCAATCAAGTTCACCAACTCTTGAATTGTTCCACGACATTAGAACCTTTTCAATCAAGTTCACCAAGTCTTGAATTGTTCCACGACATTAGAACCTTTTCAATCAAGTTCACCAAGTCTTGAATTGTTCCACGACATTAGAACCTTTTCAATCAAGTTCACCAAGTCTTGAATTGTTCCACGACATTAGAACCTTTTCAATCAAGTTCACCAAGTCTTGAATTGTTCCACGACATTAGAACCTTTTCAATCAAGTTCACCAAGTCTTGAATTGTTCCACGACATTAGAACCTTTTCAATCAAGTTCACCAAGTCTTGAATTGTTCCACGACATTAGAACCTTTTCAATCAAGTTCACCAAGTCTTGAATTGTTCCACGACATTAGAACCTTTTCAATCAAGTTCACCAAGTCTTGAATTGTTCCACGACATTAGAACCTTTTCAATCAAGTTCACCAAGTCTTGAATTGTTCCACGACATTAGAACCTTTTCAATCAAGTTCACCAAGTCTTGAATTGTGGAACCGGCTCTGAAAGGAGACCCTGATCCAGCAGTTTGGGGTTTCTGAATGTCGGTCTGTCGTTAAGGGAAACGTTACAGCGGCGTGGCCGCGGGAAAATGACACGAGGGCTCGTCACTACCGCACGGTACAGAATAAGCTAATAAAAGCAGGGTTACTGTGGACCTGCATGGGACCTGGCAAACATGAGGGTGGAACACAGTCCTCTGAGAAGGGGGACGCCCGGAAACGATACCGAGAGGCAGCAAGATGCCGCATCTAGTCTGCCGGAAAgccagaagaagaaaacaggaaCTTCCGTCGCTCCGCACGTGTAGCACTCCGGAAGGTTTTTGGCAGCGCACCGGTCGGATTGTGGTTTCCGGTGTGACTTTTTCGTCTCGTGTGTCTCGACGTGTTTTTTGATGCTGAATCAATAATCGATTAATAATCACGTCATCGCCGCCTGACGTCACTCTCCTGCTGAACCGTGAATTGAAATAAAGTTTGAATGTGCGGCGGAGTTTCTCTTTGATCTCGCGACCTTCAGCGGCTCAGGTGTCGTCAGCAGGTGAGGGGGGCACGTGCTCCGGCTGCCcggcaggtgtgtgtgcaggtggcCTGCGAGTCCAGAACATTTAGGGAGGAACGTCTGAACAAAACTGAGGAAATCGGAAAGGTGAAGCTAATGCTAACTAGCGGAACCGCCTGCGCCAGACTCCAGCCATTAAACAGCCGTTTGTGGCGGGTCGGCGCTGCGCGTCCAGAACCAAAGGGTTCACTAGAAAACTCAGAACCTTCTTGATAAAGGTTAAAGAGATTAAGTTTGAGAGGATTTTAATGTGTCTGGTGGCTGAGCAGAACTCTGTGTTCAGGCAGAAGGTGTGACTGTGAATGAGAACGTGAATATTAAAGTGTGTCAGTTTTGAAGGGAGTTTGGTGCGGGAGCTGACGTGTGCTGTTTGCTCCTCAGAGTCTGGATCATGGCAGTCCAGGTGACCGAGTCCGACCAGATCAAACAGGTGGGACATGTTCATCGTTTATTCAGACATACTAAACACACCGGAAGTCATCATGTTTCTCTGGTTTGAAAACGGGCCAATCAGATCGTTAAACTCTAACCTGCACCAACGAAGAAGCTGTGATCCACCAGCGTGACACCGACTGAGCGTGAAGTGATTTTAAATGATCACGATCTTCAGATTTCTACTAAACAGAAACTCTTTTAATGAGCGTTAGTGTTTCTAGAAGTGAAGCGTGCAGGAGGCCTTCGGGACTCGAACGCGTGAAGGTCGTATCCCTTTGTGTCTCAGACCAGGGAAGACAGACCACCTCACCAGGTGACCCGCCTCACACCAGCGGCGTCCTGTGAACACGTGAGGGACCTGCGGGCGCAGGAAGTCCTGATGCTTCACTCAGGATGTCCCGCCCTCACAGCAGCGTCACGCCGTGACCTCAGACGTGTCGTTCACTACAGGCAGTACAGCACAAAGTTAGACCCGGTCTGGCGGGACCTCCATGTGAAGCGGGGCCGCTGCAGTCGTCTCCCAGGACACTTCCTGTCCTTAGATATTAGATTCAACGCCGACCGCCGCTCGTCGCTGTCAGACGCGCGTCACGGTTTCGTCTTCAGCGATCAAACCAGCAAAGTAAACCCAGCAGACGGGGCGGTCAGACCGGACTCAGCCGGCCTGCCGTCTCCGCCGGCTTGATGTGGATCACATGCGGGAAGTGATTCAGGTGACCCCCGTTAGAGCCTCAAACCTGGACCCGAGCCGGACCAGCTTTGTTTTCAGTGGTTCTGTTGTTCATTgagcattttgtttgttaaattcagcCTCTCTAATCAACACTCGACTCCACGGCAGCAAAGAGCGGAGCCGGGGCCCCCCGTGGCCCCCGTGGCCCCCCGGGGCcctaatgctgcgttccaggcaactctgaactgggaaatttccaacTAGAAAAACTCTCCTGGAACGCCgcctgaagtcggatttcctacttgtgaactcggagTTCACGAGGAGCGGCTGAATGATGTCACAAAACAATGGCGGCGCCCGTGGAAGCCCACGCTGTAAAGCATCAagtaaaaggcaacaaaaagtatatttgcatgtatctaaattaaaataataaacgGTCATGTAGTAAAACCAAAGTCTTCTTCCCTGCACAAAAGTTATTgtttaaaatgccaaaacatcaggaagtgtgAGCACTGACTGACTTGAGCGTCACCGACTGACGTGGCGAGACGGGTCCACAGGTAACTTGTGACGTGGAGGCTGTTCGTGTCAGTTGTCCTTTGAAGTAACACCTAAAGCTCTGCTGAGGGCGCAGCTGTGTGCACACTTTGTGACggtcagccatggttttcgttcactttcggcgTCACGCACCATCAAGCACGTGGAACGCTTTAACGCCGCGCTTCCTGTTGGTGTGTGCTGAAGCTGCTGTTCTGTGTTTCAGTTTAAGGAGTTTCTGGGGACGTACAACAAGGTGACGGAGAACTGCTTCATGGACTGCGTCAGAGACTTCACGAGCCGGGACGTGAAGCCGGAGGAGGTAAGCAAACGCTTCCTGTTCAACAGCTCTGAGACCCGTCAGTAAAAAGAGTCCCCTGGACCCACAATCTGAGCGGCCCCACCGTTGGTTCCTCTTTAGCTCGGTCCGAACGTGACGCCGTGATTGGCTGTCGGGGAGGAATGATGATGCAGAGAGGTTTCGCTTAATGAGCTGATGTCCTGTGATGTCACATCTTCTCTTGGCTGTCTGACCAATCCCCCGCCGGTTCTGGCTCAGCGGTCTCTGTTTACGTCCCGTCTGTAACGATCGGTTCTTCTGTTTCAGTCCAGCTGCTCCGAGTCGTGTCTGCAGAAGTACCTGAAGATGACCCAGCGGATCTCCATGCGGTTCCAGGAGTACCACATCCAGCAGAACGAGGCTCTGGCTGCTAAAGCCGGACTGCTGGGGCAGCCTCGCTGAACCGGTCCGGTCCAGCGGCACCGTGTCGGGCGAATAAAGACTGAAGCTGCTGGCGTTTCGTTTCCCCTGAGCTGGGAGATCTAGTTTTGTGTGTTACTTTGTGATgaaatctttttattattaaactcCATGAACCCGTTTTCTTTGTTCCTCCTTTCTAAAAATAACTTATCACAAAGTTTAAAGTGCAGCAGAAGTTCAGTCACCAGCCGGCGTCTTCATTATAAATAGTGGACTCAGCCGCCTTTATTAGGGACGCCGAAGCTAACGGTGACAAGTTCAAACATTTAACTGTTCATCTGGAGCTGCTCGCTCAGGAGACGTCTGAAACACCGAACTGTGAAACCGGTTCGTTACTGGCGTTAAAGGTCGACTTCATGTCTGTATGTTAAACATGGTGCTAGCTTAGCATGAGGCCTGGAagcagctagcctgactctgaAGCTGATCAACAAGTTTCATCTGTTTCAAACTCAACTTTTATGGAGTATTTCGTGACCGAACAGTTAATTCCCGAGTCTCCACGGTTTCCTTTGGCCGTTTCCGGcccttatgctaagctaactagctgctacATGTAGCTTcctatttagcatacagacataaGTCTGAACACGAGTCTCAGGATTTCACTGAATGTTGGACTGTTGACTTTACAGGATGGGGAGCACCTGAACGCACcgtggcggggggggggggacaggaCTCAgggaaacatatttaaaaactttattaGAAACAGAGAGCTGTTTATTGTCCACACAGTTCCAACATGGCTTCTGTTCTCAGgaagtgtgtttctgtatttacagtCGTCGCTCTCTAACCGCCGCTAGCAAAACACCacatagaaaaacaacaagCGAGGAGTTCATAATACAACGGTACAAACATGTCCtcttaaaaatattataaatcaTTCTTTACAGGCGtgtaaaatgtagttttcaaATACATGGTGtggttttattcttttctttacTCAGAACGTTTATGTACAAAACAAGGAAATGTTCAGGAGCCGAAAACCAGCCGTCTGTCGCAGCCGCACAGAGAggaaaccacagaagaagagtcAGGGAGGTCCTCCAGGAGGGAGGCCGGTACTGAACACATGGAAGATCAAATCagccagagaagaagaaaccaGTCAGAAACTGAGAAGCTGAACGTCAGACTTCATGAATCAAAATTCACTTCAAGTCGATTTCAAACTTGCTTCTGAAGATAAAAAGGCGACTCAGTAAATCTCATCTTTAAGAGTCGTTCATCAGATTAAACTGCTGCACCAAACACAAGctaataaatcagatattagGTATAAGTTTATTTTCTAATAAGGTAAAATGTCCATTTCAACAACTGAAGCTTCTAATTTAAGTCAAACAGACTTAATGAAATCATAATTTACTTTTCGctaatttatttaatcaaaCTGATTAATTTCTTAATGAAAATATTGagattgataaataaataaaaatatcatacTGTCGACAAGTAAATGTTAGAATTTTGACATATTTAACATAAAGGCTTAAAATCATGAGATTTACTgggaaatatttttacactcataattttaaagtttttattttcatctctGGCACTAATGATCTTCCATACAggcccacgcacacacacacacacacacacacacacacacactaaaacgtCCTCTGTGTTCGCcaactgaataaataaacttcattttaattattttacacaaaaacaaagatttcaTCCTCTCTCCCGCTGTGACATCAGAAACATTTtggaattgtttttgtttgtttttaccaaaataaaagctctgACTCCATATAAAAAGGCCACAAACTCTCACAGCAGGAAGtcccaaattttttttttatcttttctgttttcttgaaAAATTTTGAATGAAcgaagaagaaaacaaacttGCATAATGAGCTGTGCTGCTTCAGGAACCCGTCTCTGTTCCACCCGACAGGAAATGACCTCTGACCATCAAAATAACCCGTCACTCTGTAATCAGCAGACGCAGGAAAGGAAGTAAGACTGTGGCGGCTGAACAGACGGCTGATTTATCGGTCCAGTTTGTCTCCTCAAACAGGAAGTCACTTCATAGGTGAGGGGGCGGGGCTAAGCTCAGGTGGTAGTGCCCCCAACTCCCATCAGCCACTGCTTCAGTCGAGTTTCTCAGTCCTGGGGGGggagtttgttttgtgttttcccaTCATGCCCTCAGGGCTGACTGAGGGGGCGGAGTCTGTGTCAAGACGGGGTGGGGCCGAGCAGAAGGAGGTGATGATGCAGGGGCCTGCGGGGCGTGTCATCACCTGCACTCCACAGCGACGGTATTCTGAGCGGGCGAGGCCGAGGACGGACTCATACCTGTGTCCGAGGAGCCCGACGAGGTGGACGCCGTCGTGTTGGACACTGagggacacagagacacaatcaGTCAACATGTTTACAGACAAACACGTCAAACGCCATCGACAACACGTTAAAACTGCAGTTTAACTCTGTAACTACGTCTGAGTGTACCCACCCCGTCCCCGCCCCCGTCCCCGCCCACCCCGTCCCCGTCCCCGCCTAAATGTACTTTGTCATGAATGTTTGAGTTAAAGTCACCAAAGCAGCCAAATCAAAAAGTTTCCATTTTGAACAGAACTAATGCCGTCATGTTCGCTCCGATATTCTGCATGAGTTCCCAGCATGCACGGCGTCTCCTaccttctctctccttcttttttAGTCTCTTCCTGCGTCTGTCGATGGACGCCACCTCCGACTTCAGGGTCATGTAGTACTTCCTGATCTCCTGCAGCTTCTCCTGCAGGAAGGAGATCCTCTCTGTGCTCGACATGCTGTCCAGCTCACCTGAGGGGGGAGGGGCAGAGGCGGGTTATTACTCATCACAGGTAACAGGACACCTGTCTctgagccacagacaggaagttaacGTGAAGCTGCTCACCGAGCTGGAAGGTCCACTTGTACGTCCTCTGAGGGGACAAGTGGTGTTTGTCTTTACTGTGAGAGGACGGAGACGGCAGGCCGGGACAGCGAGGCTTCTGGGACGTCAGGCGGGACTGGTCCTCACTGTCACTGCTGTGGCCTGGGGAGGGGGGGGCGTTGAAAAGGTGCATTGTGAAgtatttaaaaaggaaatggATTTATCACAAAGGTGCGAAGTTCTACGATGCGATTATAAAACGAACTGATccagatgtatttttctcaccgTTTGACTACTTGCTGCTTTTAAAGTATTTAACAACAATCCAAAgtagtaggtagtaatgaaatgcagatatttaatgttacttcatgtAAATGTAGCCAACATTGTGTAGCagtattacagcgttattacagcgtCTCGTCTGGTGTAGCGACAGTTTGTGTCCTGTGATCTTGTTGAGCACCGTGGCTCCTCAGAAACAGCATTTGGTTCTTTGTGTTCTcaatatgtggatgaatgacaacaaaagcCAAAAAGCTAGTTGGAAAACGACAGACTTAAATTATTGGACATGCTGCGACCTGCACTGCacatttacagccagactgAAGCGTAGCGCTCGTCTTTTCCTCCGCTGCTTTCGCCAACTGCCGCCTGTCACGTAGCTTTGAAGAAGGTGGAGAGGACGCCGGCCGAGCGATGCCGTGCTGCAC includes:
- the timm9 gene encoding mitochondrial import inner membrane translocase subunit Tim9, yielding MAVQVTESDQIKQFKEFLGTYNKVTENCFMDCVRDFTSRDVKPEESSCSESCLQKYLKMTQRISMRFQEYHIQQNEALAAKAGLLGQPR